The DNA window CGTCCACGTCGGGGACGCCGGCCAGGGAGAGCAAGACGCACGAGGTGGTGTCGGTGTCCGACTCGACGCTCGTCCGGAACCCCCAACCGCCATCTCGGTTCTGGGCCTGCATGAGGAACTGGATCGCCTTCGGCCGCGCGAGCGCCTCGAAGCGCGACTGCCCCTCGTAAGCGCGTACGAGCAGCGAGGTATCCCAGACGTTGCTGATGCAGAAGCGCCACGTTCCGTCGGGCTGCTGGGCGTCGAGCAGGTGCTGCAGGCAGCGGTTGTACGCGGTGGACTCCGGCGCCGTCTCCAGCAGTGCGAGCAAGGCAAGCGCGGAGCTCACGGGGTTGTGACAGAAGCTCCCGTCCGTGGCCTGCATGCTCTCCAGGTACAGCCTTGCCGACTCGCTGGGGCAGACCCCCGGCTGGAGGGCTTCGAGAAGCAGGTACACCGCCATCAGATCGACGCGGCTCCACTGCTTCATGCGGAGCCGCTCGGCGCGGTCGTAGATGCTGCGGATCTGGGCGCGGACCCGCTCCTGGCTGAAGGGCGAGAGGACCTCTTTCCGCGCGTGCAGGGTCAGCGCGTAGAGGAAGAGCGTCTTGCGTCGGAAGACGTTGCTGTAGAGCTCGGGCTCTCTGAGGTCGACGACCACGCTCGTGCCGGAGAGCAAGCTCCAGGGCGTCTCGTCGAGCATCTGACTGAAGCGGGTCTGCGTCTGCGGTGTCGCCGTCGCGAGCCAGGTCTTGGCGCGCTCGACGGCGGCGGCCGCTGCTGGGCCGGGCGTGCGGGAGAGGACGTACGCCACCAGCCCGGTGTCGAACATCCTCGCGTCGGGGAGGACGAACCAGGAGCCTTCCGGCGTCTGGGCCTCCAGCGTGTGCTCGATGGCCCGGGTGATGCAGCGCTCCAGCGCTTGCACCAGGTCCTCGTCGAGTTCCTGGGCGCTGTTGCTGACCGGGCCCCGGATCGAGTCGGGTCCTGCATACCACCACCCGTTCTGCTCGGAGCTGGGAGGCGCTGCGTCGTCGGGGAGCGTTTCCTCCTTGGGGACGGGAGGTGGCGTCGGGGGTGAGTCGTGGGGCGCGTCTCCCACGGGCGGCTTGAGATCCATCAGCGTCGTCGCATCTTCCGGGACTCGGCACAGCGATAACGAGCAGTTGGTCCCCCACATCCTCCCGCTCGGTAAGCCTTCATGGAGCCCCTCAACAGGCCACATCAACGAGGGAGCCGAAGACACGGGCTACCCTCGGCACGGGCTCTGCAGAGCTCGTGCTACCCTGTGCTCATGTCACTGAAAGATAAGCTGATGACGGAGGGCATGAAACTGGCTGCCAATCCCAGCGTCGCGAAGCTCATGCAGGATGAGAGGTTCATGAGGCTTCTCATGACGGCGATGAGCGTCCCCGGAAAGGTATCTTCCTTCACGACCGAACAGAAGGAGACCTTTGCCAAGACGATGGGGCTGGCGACGACCGAGGAGCTACGTGATCTCAAGCGAACGGTGGCCGCCCTGGAGCGTGAGGTGTCGCGCTTGCGCAAGGCGGCCAACGAAGGGTAACGGCAACGACGACTACTTCGTATCGCCGCGCGCGTAGATTGAGGCGACGTAGTCGAGCACATCGCGCGCGGACACCTCGTTATACCCGAAGTACTTCATCAGACGCGTCTTGATGATGTCGATCTTTTCCTGCGTCTCCTTGTCGATGACACTGGAAACGAGGGTCTGGAGTTTGATGGCATCCTTCTGATCCTCGAAGAGCTTCAGCTCGAGCGCGCGGCGAAGCCGATCGTTGGTGTGCCACTCGAATTTTTTCCCATCGACTGCCAGAGCACCGATGTAGTTCATGATCTCCCGACGGAAATCGTCCTTTCGATTCTCGGGGATCTCGATCTTCTCCTCGATCGAGCGCATCAGCCTCTCGTCGGGCTCCACGTCTTCGCGCGTGAAGCGGTCCTTCACCTTCTCCTTGAGGGTGAAGGCCTTGATCGAGTCGATGTAGTTCGCGGCGAGCTTCTGGATCGCGTCTTCGTCGGCGCTGATCGCTCGCTGGACCTCGTTCTTGACGATCTCCTCGTACTCGCGCTTCACCATGCCGATGCACTCGCCATAGCGCTTGCGGTCGTCCTCGTTGGTGAGGAGCGAGTGGTGCCGGAGTCCTTTCTCCAGCTCGCTCAGCACCATGAAGGGGTTGATCGTCCCTTCGCCGATGTCGTTCACGAGGGCGTTGGAGATCTTGTCCTGCACATAGCGCGGGCTGATGCCGTTCATGCCCTCGCGCGGCGCTTCCTTCCGGAGCTCCTTCACCGTGTCCTGGGTGTAGCCGGGGAGGACCTTGCCGTCGTAGAGCTTCATCTTCTGCACGACGGAGAGGTTGTGCTTCTTCGGGTCCTCCAGGCGGGTGAGCGTCGCCCACATGGCAGCAACCTCCAGGGTGTGCGGCGCGATGTGCTTGCCGCGGATCTTCTCGCGGTTGAAGTCCTTCTCGTAGATCCGGATCTCCTCCGACACCTTCGTGATGTAGGGGATGTCGATCTTGATGGTCCTGTCCCGCAGGGCTTCCATGAACTCGTTGCCGAGCAGCTTCTTGTACTCGGCCTCGTTGGTGTGGCCGATGATCAGCTCGTCGATGTCCGTCTGGGCGAACTTCTTCGGCTTGATCTTGTGCTCCTGAGAGGCACCGAGCAGGTCGTAGAGGAAGGCGACGTCGAGCTTGAGGACCTCGATGAACTCGACGATACCGCGGTTCGCGATGTTGAACTCGCCGTCGAAGTTGAAGGCCCGCGGGTCGGAGTCGGAGCCGTACTCGGCGATCTTCCGGTAGTTGATGTCACCCGTCAGCTCGGTCGAGTCCTGGTTCTTCTCGTCCTTGGGCTGGAAGGTGCCAATGCCGATGCGGTCCTTCTCGGACAGGACGAGGCGCTTCACCCGGATGTGCTGCATCACCTTGCCCCAGTCGCCGCCGTAGCGCTCCATGAGGCGAGCGAAGATGAAGCGACAGGCAGGGTTGAGCTCCCCCTCCACGCGGACCTGGAACCGCTCGTTGGAGAGCCCGAGCTCACGGATGGCTCGTTCGCGCCACGCCACAGGGATGAGGCGGAGGGGCTCCTCGTGCATCGGGCACTTGAACTGAGCCCCTTCGGAGCCAGCCATGCCGACGCCCTCCAGGTTCACCCAGTCGTACGTGTAGAGGGCCCCGTCAGGGGTCGTCGAGTAGTGCTCGACGCCCTTCTTCAGGAGCCGAGCGATCGTCGATTTCGAGGAGCCGACGGGCCCGTGGAGCAGGATCACGCGCTTCTCCGGGCCGTACCCTTCCGCGGCGGCCCTGAGGACGTGAACGAGCCGCATGAGCGGGATGTCGAGGCCGTAGATGGCGTCCTTGCCGCCGTTCAGCTCGTCCTTGAAGAAGTTGTAGCGGATCAGCTTCTTCTTGTTGTCGGTGTACTCTTCGGTCCCATACCGAATGATCATGTCGTACGCCCGCTGGTACGCGTTCCTCGTCACCTGAGGCTGCTGGCGGACGATGTTGAGGTAGTCCTCGAACGAGCCCTCCCACGAGAGATCGCGATAGAGCGCGTAGTCCTGCATCGCCGCGATCGTGTCGACCATCCCTGTGCGCATCTCGGCCATCTCTCACACCTTCTTGGTCAGCGACCAGCTCAGCGGGCAACGCCATCGAGGATCGACCCCCGCCCCTGGAGACGGGGGACTCACCCCTCAGCCGCGCCCGCTGAATGCGGCCGCGATCGATGGCGCCGAGGGTTTCAAGACTACCTCACGGTTCAAGGTGAGGCGAACGTTGCCGCGATTGCAGCGACTTCGCCCCACGCTGGTTTTTCGGATCCGGCGAGGTCGAAGAGGCCCAGGGAACAAGCGAAAGCCGCAAAGTTTCCGCCCGAGGGCTCACCTTGCGCCGCCGCGCGGAGATCGCAAGCGGCGGGCGAGGGGTCGTGGAGCTCGAGCACGTTGACGAACGGGAAGGAGGCGCGCCGCGGGGCCAGCGCCTCCCCCAGGGTCGAGAAGAAGAGGCGCTGCTTGTCCGGCGACCCACCCACGAGCGCCGCGCTCGGGTAGCCAGTCTCCTGCACGACGACCTGCCTGCCCGCCGCAAGCGAGACCATCTGATCGAGCGCGCTCGCGATGTCGCCCGTGGGCGCCGCTTGCCCCGCGCTGAGGCCAGGAAGATAGCTGAAGATGGCCACCTGACCCACACCACGGAGGTTGCCATGGGAGGGGTCGGCGGCAGACGCGCCAGAGGCGGAGAAGCCGATCCCCGTGCGCAGCGCGAGAGGCGCCTCCGGATGTTCGCTGGCGTAGGTGCTCACGGACGCGGCCATCGCTTCGAAGCTGGCGAGCTGGGTGGGATTGTGACTCAGATAGACATCTACGCTGTTGCCGAAGGTGAGATAGGCCAGGCTTTCGCCGAAGGCGCCGATCACGAGATCCACCGCGCTCTGGAGGGAGGAGGTCATGTCGGGGGCGTTCCAGGCGAGCTGAGAGAGTTCGGCGGGACGCCCATCGGCCGCGTGGTCGACCAAAGCCAGGTTGAACAGCACCTGGGTGCCGTTCGCGGTGTGGCGCTCGGCGAGGAAGGCCAGGGGCGCAGCTCCCCCCGAGATCACCTCGCGAAGTGTGCGACGTACGACCACGCCCCGCACACCGACCGCCAAGGTGGTGAGCTCTGCGTCGAAGCTCGCGGCTTGCGAGGGGACGCCATCTCCCTCGGCGCGGGGCGTGGGCGTGATGCCGATGACGACCGGCGCGATCCCAGCGTCCCCGGCGTCGGAGAAGGCGGCGTCTTCGCCTGGGGCAGCGTCCCCGGTGCCGCCGTCCATGACGACGGAGCCCCCGGCGCCTGCGCCACCGCCAGGGGGGACCACGGGAACAAGCTCCTCGTCGCAGCCAGCGATCCCGGCGATGGCCACCATCAGGCCTCCCAGGGCGCCCAGCAGGCCGCAAGCCATGCGATTTCGCTGCACTCCCCGAGCGTATCTCAGGATGGCGCGCTCGTCCTGGACTGCATGCCGCCTCGCGCGGCGCCGCCGGGCGCGTCGAGGTTCAGGGAAGCCCCTTCGGAGTGCGTCGGCTCAAGGTCCTTCGGGGGCCGTCGTTCTGGGGCTGTGCGCACTCCAGGACGTGCCGCCACGATCGACGACGCCTGGCCACGCATCGACGTAACGCGAGGGCTCGCCAGGACCGGAGATGTCGATCCAGAAGGTGTGGCCGGTGGCGGGTCGGCGCACATCGACGTGAACGAACTTGCTGTTGGGGTAGAAGCCACAGCCGACGTCGTCGAGCGTGCGGCAGAGGTTGAAGAGGGAGGTGTTGGAGACGCCCATCACCATGATGTCCAGCGCTCTGCCTTCAGCGTGCAAGCTGCTGTGCCCTTTGCGCGCTTCGGCTCGGGGGCGGTAGCCGCTGAAGATGTAGATGGAGCGGAACGGGAAGGCGTCGGCGATCTTCTGCAGTACCCAGAGGAGGCGTGGGTGAAGTACCCGCACCTGGGGGACCCACTCCAGGTCAGGCCAGGTCTCGGCATCGGGTTCGTCAGGAAGGAGCTCGCCCGGGCTCGGTGTCTCGGGAGGCCTGGCGACGATCGAGAGGCGCTCGAGGGCTTCGGGAGCGCTCGAGCCGTCGCAACGAACGAGAAGAAACGAGGCTTGTTCACCACCGTGCCGCGCAAACACGACGGGACGACGTCGGCACCGCCAGTCACGAACGGGCTTGGGTGTGGGCTCCCAGAGGACGTTGTAGCCGTTGGAGGCGAGGCCGGGCCCCGTGGAGACGGGCCACCGCGGGCTCCAGCCGGGATCGAGGCGGCGGAGCCAGGTGGGCGAGGTGGCGGTGCCGATGTGGATCAGCTCTTCGAGGAGGAGGAGCTCGCTCGATCCTGGGGACGTGCGCTCGTCCACGCGCGACGTCAGCCAGGAGGAATCCGGCAGGGTGAGAGGTTCTCGGTGGGTCTCGGGGTGCTCCCCTTGGCCGATGGACCAGCTGAGGGTCTGCCAGGGGTGCTCCATCCAGCGGCCATAGCGACCGCTCACATAGAGGCGAAGGGGACCGGGACGCTCGATCGCAGGGTTACGGAAAGCGTAGAGCAACGGGAGCGGCTCGGCGGCCGGCCCATCCAGGATGAAGGGGGCCCGCCACGGCGCCTGCTCGAGCAGGTTCGCGTGGGCAGGGCCAGCGCCGAGCGTGACCGCCACCCCCAGGGCGGCAGCTCGGATCCAGCGGGTAGGGAGCGCGGGCAGGGCCGTCATCGTCAGCGAAGAGCGCGAGGCTTTTCTGCCACAGATGTCCCAGCTCGTCAGGGATTCTCGTCCGAGGGGGCAGAGGCCCGGCGAAGACGATCTCGGATGGCCTCCCAGCCGGGCTCTTCGGGGACATCCGCGATGACGAGGACATCACAGGCGCTGTCCTGCAACCGATGCAATGCCGCATACAGCTCGGCGCCGTAGGCAACCGGGTCGGAGGGCAGGAGCTCGGCGTGAGCGCCAGCCTCCGTCGTTCGGCCATGTTCGAGGGTGGCGGTGCGAAGCCCCTGCGCGACGAGCGCGTCGACGGTCGCGCGGACCTGCTCGGGGTGCGTGAGGAGCACCCTGGTCCGTGGCGCGTAGTGCCGCGCGTGGGACCCTGGCGCGGAGGCGCGCAGGTGAGGCGCCACGATGGCTCCCGAGCGATCTCGAAGCGGGACGATCGCGGCGATGGCGTGCGCAGGGATGGATCCTGGGCGAAGGAGGGTGGGCGGTGAGGTCGTCACGTCGAGGATCGTGGACTCGATCCCCCGTTCGCAGGGTCCGCTGTCGAGCAAAGCGTCGATGCGACCGGCGAGCGCCTTCCAGACATGCTCCGCCGTGGTCGGGGAGATCTCGGTCGATCGGTTGGCGCTCGGTGCAGCGATGGGGAGGGCAACGGCCTGAAGCAAGGCGCGCGCGACGGGGTGGGCTGGCACGCGCACCGCGACGGTAGGTCCACAGGCGGTGACGACGTCTGCGATGCGGTCGGCTCGGCGCGCAAAGATCATCGTGAGCGGGCCCGGCCAGAAGGCAGCAGCGAGTCGATCCGCTACGGGGGGCCATGTCTCGACGAGGGCCTGGGCAGCCGCCGCGTCAGGGACGTGGACGATGAGGGGGTTGCCCGAAGGACGCCCCTTGGCCTCGAAGATCCGTGCGGCAGCGGTCCCGTCGTCGGCTCTGGCGCCGAGGCCGTACACGGTCTCGGTGGGGAATGCGACCAGGCCCCCAGCGCGCAGGAGGGCTGCAGCGCGCGAGATGGAAGCAGGGTCGGTGGCGAGGCGTTCCGTCCGCATCTGGGCCAATCCTTGGAGCGTCTGGCGCGGCGGCGCAAACGAAGTCGACAAGGCACCCACGGCGCAGCCGTCCCCAGCCGCAGGGGCGGCTCAGGCGTCCAGCAGGCCTTCGAGGAGCCAGCAGTCCTTCGAGGAGGTGGAGCGAGACACCGAGGTTCACGGCCCCGTCAGGGCCAGCTTCGCCCTCGTGACCTCTCCTGCGCGGATGATGACGCTGGTCTCCTCGTTCGCTCGCCTCCCCTCCCCTTCGAAGCCGAGTCGATAGGCGCCAGGCGGCACTTCGCCGCCCACCTTCAGAGGGCGCGCTGCCTGCCCCTCGAGGTTCCGCGCGGGCTCTGCGCTGGCCTTCAGCCAGAGAGGGATGTCGTCGAGGACAGCCTGTCCCTCCGGGGCGATCGGGGTGAGGAGCACTCTGCCGTGGACCGCAGCGAGGGCCTCTCCCCCGATGTCCGTGAGCTCCACGTCGAGCCCGCCGGGCATGCCGCCACCGAGCACGAGGAGCTCCGTCGCGACCCCTGCGGAGTCCCCGCGAGGGGCCACGGCCAGCACCCGCTCGTAAACGAGGCGCTCGCCCGGAGGGAGGTGCTCACGGTGCGTGAGGCTGATCTCGCTCTCACCAGCGTCGGTCGACGCCTGCAGCGCGGTCGCTTCCACGGGGATCAGCACGTATGCCGTGTCGGTCCCGATGCCTGCCAGGTAGGGGCCCACATACGGTCCAGGGCAGCCGGGCACGCACCGTGGCGCGACCAGCAGCGTCCCTCCCCAGCGCACCGCATCGCCGAGTTCCAGGCGCATGCTGGGCTGTGCGCCGCGGTTTTCGAGGGTGGTGGAGAGCAAGACCGCCCGATCGGCGGGCCTCAAGCTGTAACGCGTTGCGATCACCAGCGACTCGTCACCTGCGACGTGGCCGCGCGCCTCGACCCACGCCGTGCCCTCGTCGTCCCTCCCCGTCGTCAGCTCCTTGTAGAGCGCCTGACCGGCG is part of the Chondromyces crocatus genome and encodes:
- a CDS encoding prenyltransferase/squalene oxidase repeat-containing protein, which produces MDLKPPVGDAPHDSPPTPPPVPKEETLPDDAAPPSSEQNGWWYAGPDSIRGPVSNSAQELDEDLVQALERCITRAIEHTLEAQTPEGSWFVLPDARMFDTGLVAYVLSRTPGPAAAAAVERAKTWLATATPQTQTRFSQMLDETPWSLLSGTSVVVDLREPELYSNVFRRKTLFLYALTLHARKEVLSPFSQERVRAQIRSIYDRAERLRMKQWSRVDLMAVYLLLEALQPGVCPSESARLYLESMQATDGSFCHNPVSSALALLALLETAPESTAYNRCLQHLLDAQQPDGTWRFCISNVWDTSLLVRAYEGQSRFEALARPKAIQFLMQAQNRDGGWGFRTSVESDTDTTSCVLLSLAGVPDVDAGCIARGIAYLAARQRKDGLWNTWQSQDDQPVEDCVAHALSALTAYPDIHRVPLESPYRWLVQQYEIKGRWRAGWYRSFPYAVLEIGRAVGAYHPVSRAARKSLLVVQNEDGGWGEEPGEESYPSPTGLSLAMLLDIHQPGEAFIRSALRYLVDTQRDDGTWPGRPEVYGPRPLLYHLATNTHAFVIHGLLTAWSRLGRTLPA
- a CDS encoding PrkA family serine protein kinase; translated protein: MAEMRTGMVDTIAAMQDYALYRDLSWEGSFEDYLNIVRQQPQVTRNAYQRAYDMIIRYGTEEYTDNKKKLIRYNFFKDELNGGKDAIYGLDIPLMRLVHVLRAAAEGYGPEKRVILLHGPVGSSKSTIARLLKKGVEHYSTTPDGALYTYDWVNLEGVGMAGSEGAQFKCPMHEEPLRLIPVAWRERAIRELGLSNERFQVRVEGELNPACRFIFARLMERYGGDWGKVMQHIRVKRLVLSEKDRIGIGTFQPKDEKNQDSTELTGDINYRKIAEYGSDSDPRAFNFDGEFNIANRGIVEFIEVLKLDVAFLYDLLGASQEHKIKPKKFAQTDIDELIIGHTNEAEYKKLLGNEFMEALRDRTIKIDIPYITKVSEEIRIYEKDFNREKIRGKHIAPHTLEVAAMWATLTRLEDPKKHNLSVVQKMKLYDGKVLPGYTQDTVKELRKEAPREGMNGISPRYVQDKISNALVNDIGEGTINPFMVLSELEKGLRHHSLLTNEDDRKRYGECIGMVKREYEEIVKNEVQRAISADEDAIQKLAANYIDSIKAFTLKEKVKDRFTREDVEPDERLMRSIEEKIEIPENRKDDFRREIMNYIGALAVDGKKFEWHTNDRLRRALELKLFEDQKDAIKLQTLVSSVIDKETQEKIDIIKTRLMKYFGYNEVSARDVLDYVASIYARGDTK
- a CDS encoding YcbK family protein — protein: MTALPALPTRWIRAAALGVAVTLGAGPAHANLLEQAPWRAPFILDGPAAEPLPLLYAFRNPAIERPGPLRLYVSGRYGRWMEHPWQTLSWSIGQGEHPETHREPLTLPDSSWLTSRVDERTSPGSSELLLLEELIHIGTATSPTWLRRLDPGWSPRWPVSTGPGLASNGYNVLWEPTPKPVRDWRCRRRPVVFARHGGEQASFLLVRCDGSSAPEALERLSIVARPPETPSPGELLPDEPDAETWPDLEWVPQVRVLHPRLLWVLQKIADAFPFRSIYIFSGYRPRAEARKGHSSLHAEGRALDIMVMGVSNTSLFNLCRTLDDVGCGFYPNSKFVHVDVRRPATGHTFWIDISGPGEPSRYVDAWPGVVDRGGTSWSAHSPRTTAPEGP
- a CDS encoding L-threonylcarbamoyladenylate synthase, producing the protein MRTERLATDPASISRAAALLRAGGLVAFPTETVYGLGARADDGTAAARIFEAKGRPSGNPLIVHVPDAAAAQALVETWPPVADRLAAAFWPGPLTMIFARRADRIADVVTACGPTVAVRVPAHPVARALLQAVALPIAAPSANRSTEISPTTAEHVWKALAGRIDALLDSGPCERGIESTILDVTTSPPTLLRPGSIPAHAIAAIVPLRDRSGAIVAPHLRASAPGSHARHYAPRTRVLLTHPEQVRATVDALVAQGLRTATLEHGRTTEAGAHAELLPSDPVAYGAELYAALHRLQDSACDVLVIADVPEEPGWEAIRDRLRRASAPSDENP